The stretch of DNA TTGAGGCGCGAATTTTTAAATGTCTGTcatgttattaaagtttttaacatatagaaaatatcgcttcaatataataaataatgggataaaggtaataaatgaataaagactcaaaatatattattttgggTTGTTTTATGACTGCtgcattctattattattacaatattaataaacccGATACAAATATATTCTGTGCCACATTTGTACTCgtgaattttattcttttgaattttgcataatttttacgatatttttcatcttaagcttctttttaacattacgtataatatataaaatacacttTTAATTGAACTGAGTACAATTAATGTAacttaaattaattgaaatcattgatttgaaatatttactacaatgattgaaatatttactgtattttatatttttataatcccattatttttaaaaagaatatgaatagAATATGAACATATGACCAATTTAAATgtagattatattataattataaatatcccATAGCAATAGCttcgttaattataatttaacttttctaatgcaatagttataataattataacacatCATTATGACAATCGGATATGTCTATCTTCAATCCAcatactttttaaaaaattgaattcaaagattttaaagaaagtttacttattaatattttatgccgaattaaacaaaattgtttgcactttttatagaaataattataaaaataaaaatataaatttacaaattatatactGTACctttcatatataacatatataaatgtgaaacatttttacatatcttcatacagtgtatatatatataaaataaaataatcacaaaatttgacaaaatatcataaaattttaacattattaagatAGTATTTCTTTGTACACCTATAAAGTgaagaaatgatatttatattaattaaagttgtatacataaaaatgaGCGCCTTGAAATTTGGCACAAATGTTACAATAGATCTAGATCTTTGGTTTCAATAAATGGCTAGTGAGCGCAATCATAAAAAGTTGGAAGCTACACGCAAATAAATATGGATTTTGCAAATGAGTACATAATGAATACATGcgtgttattaaataaaatatacgaataaatgtttattatatacaaaattatatgtatacttaatacatatattctatcaaaatgtaataattgttcCATAGTACGATTAATAacatcaattaaaaaaaatataaacttgTACTATGTTCTAGTACTTCTGTACTTTAAGTTTTTTTGTTTGAGCATTTCTTAGAATAAATCTGATGTGATActgaaaagataatattaagaataaacaaatatgtttaagatagatattttcaaaaattctatGTATACATTATGCTTTGCACTCATCTGCAATAGCCAAACCATTCATTACATAGCTAATGTgttattacacatatataatgactagaataaaaaagaacattgtAATTTGTTATCACCATACAGATGTATACTTAGTGCTACCATTAGGCATCCTgattgaattatttcataaattttaaaatccTGGGTAATACTATTCACTACAATCTTCTTTTGTACatttaaagtaattaaatCATTTGTCTGCAactttatgtattattaacgttatatagtaatgttttaaataattaattaaatgtgttattttctaaaaattgcACACTAATgagataataactttaaatacatatttataagctacaattttcttcttgaatcataagtataatattatatgttaaaacTGTTTCTCTTATATACCGCATAtctttaatttgaaaaatatacatgACAGCAATGTCAAACTACCCAGGATGTTATTAGTATGAAATAGTGACTAATCTCATCTTATATGGAGTATTTTTTGTTGGGAGTATATATCtgaaatagaagaatataAGCTAGAAGCTAAGTAACAActttttataacattaattatcacGGACGTGGTACTGGATCATGATATCTGAAATTTATCTATCCCAATGATCCATATTAACAGGGGATAACCATTACATATGGCATGTTTcgtataaaaatggaaaaaagaatgtaataaataataaatctaatagcTACATAACCAAAGAgaacttaataatttttaacggTTCATACAGCTTAAATATCTAGAACAGAGCTATTCATAAAGTTTCATTATCCAATaccttaaaaaaataatattgttcaaTTTAAAggatgcatacatacatgtatcaCTCTTATATCACACACATACTGTTGCATCTGCTGAgctatatatctctctttcacacagaTACTTTGGAAATGATATAATGTTTTATCTTaatgcaaatatattttttttgtgcaTAATTCAGATCCTAATGTTATACTGATAAtataacacacatatatatacatttatatatatattatgtcatATTATCCTTTTGATAAAAGCCTCCTGTCCTTAGTTTgaacataaaatttttctaattataaatagaaataaaaatatataaattaattgataaaacaaTACTTTTTTCCCATTGCTAATGAACAAGCTATTGTAGTATGTAataatctatttctatcttagAAATACATGTATCAAAGTGGCAGTTTTCTTAATCAATCTGATAATACAACGAGTATTATCTGTTAAAGTGAATTCtcaagaaaacaataaaattttttgaatCCTAAAATGCTGGTTAAAGTAATGATATGACAAAATGACATAGTGTCAATAACAAAGACTATaaacaaaacaatatttttctaaaatcttCCATTTATATACATCATGTATGGttgttaagataaaaataaaatggaataacGATGTATAGTTCCATTATATCGTATACAAACTGCAGACTTGAGCTCTGTATATGAATTTACtttgtaattaaaatgtaattttaaaagtTAAGGTTTGTGATTTACGTtacgatttattaataataaccagAATAATGATGGTATGCTGGCCTAGGAGGATGATATGGAGCTGGGCTTACAGGATAACTTGGATTGTATCCCGGTAAGGGAGGCGGGGGTGGAGATAAAATTCGTCCTTCAATTGTGTCAGGTACTATATGCGGGGTAGAAGAACTAGCTTGTTGCTGGCTAGTAATAACACGAGTTCCAGAACTGTGCAAATGATGTGATCTTGAAAGACTTAGATCAACACTGTGCCTTCCACCAGGTGTAAGATCTAAACTAACAACCCGCAAAACATCACTATGAGAATAgggtggaggaggtggtggtggtggtggtggagacATGGAATAGCCACCTGTCCTACTGAGATCGACACTTTGCCGTTCggttatttcatataaatgatgatgatgatgataccTTGTATTTTGTACTTGAGCACCAAAACTATGATGAAATCCTCTAGCTGACATATCTAGACCTTGAAGTTCCCCACTATTCAGTACAAGAGGCTCAAAGTTTGATCTTTCTCTACCAAAATCTGATTCAAGAGGATCATACTTATATGATGTTGACAAATCTAGTTGTAAAGCTTTCTCTTTGACAGAAAGACTAAGATTTTGAGCTACTGAGTCACCTTCGTCGCTTGATAAATTATCAGTGGGCATTTGATGGTGATGGTGTATATCTTGATATCGTGAATTTGGTGTAGCTGATGGAGATACCAAGTCTTCTTGTGGTATGTGAATATAACTATTTGGAGAAGAAACACGTGGTAAATCTTCGTGATGTAGATACTGTTCGATATTATGTGTTCTTGATGCATTCATATAATCCACAGGTCGGTGAAGATGATAATCCACATGCAAGTGACTAGGCGGAGTATGCCGATTATCCGGTGTAGGTGCTGGTGACATTAATTCATCTTGTTGCTGAATGTATGAGTCTAAATGATTTGGAGATCTTTGTGGTAATGGTGACTGTAATTGTGtagaaatagaatataaatttgcaTCACGATCATTGTCTTCCAACATTGGACTAGAAACTGCTCCTATGTCTCTCTCAGCAGCATCTAAAGCTGCTTCAACAAGTAAGCTAGCATTTGCACTTTCTGTTCTTCTGTATACACTAAGACCCAGCTTACTACTATCTATTAGAGATTGTGTTGTAGCACTTGTAGAgactgttttttcttcttcttcctttctgcTATCTTCAAATTCATATACATCTGGTGGGACAGGTGGTAAATGCGAAGTTGGTATGTCCGATGTTGTAGTAGGATTATATTCACCCAGCCATTTTTTGCTTCCTTTACTTTGTATCCTTGATGCGGCATACAAATCTACATCTGTACGTACATTCTCTACGTTCGTATCAATACCACTTGGTACGGGCATTGTAACACGTGCAGAAGCACTCGATACTTTAGTATCATGCTCTACTGTATATTTGGGTGTAGTATTTGTTCCACTTGGAAACTCCATTATAGCAGGATGTGTAGAATTTGTATTTGTTTCAACTTTTAAGCTACTTTCTGAACTACAATCATCCAAAGATGGTAAACTGTTGCTATTATCCTgctataagaataaatattgcttacattttcgaatatttcatatatatattattacaaatatatcacACATACTTGTGAATTTCTTCTACTCAAACGAGGAGTTTTACCACGTCCAGCATCTTCCACAAGACCACCACTATAAGCATCGAAAGTGTATGCAACCGATCTTTCGATCTTAGGCATCATTTCCTCTGTGAGCCCATGTAcctttttataatgaaattgcAAACATTGCTTCGTAGTAAAAGCAGCTTTACAACAATTTTCTTTACacctgtaaaaaatattttccattaatAGATAGAAGTCATTTTCTcagaaaatatcatataaatatatatatataaagaatataatgcaAAGATATTactattcaataataataatatttgtattaacaCAATATTCTTACTTGAAAGGTTTAACACCACTATGAGTCAACAtgtgtatttttaaattacttttattttggaaCATTTTTCCGCATCGATCACATGTCGCTGCTCCTACTACATCTTTATGATGAACCTCTTTCATATGTCGTTGAAGAGCTGCACGAGAGCCCAAAAGCTTTAAGCAAAGTTTACATTGGAATTCCCTGAGTACTTCGGACAtatctattgaaaataaataaataaaaattaaataagaaagttttatgtataaaatatgtctacttgtttatatatatatatattgtactcTTACCACTATGCATTCTTTTAATGTGTACTTTGAGTTTTTGAGGTTGACAAAATTTACGTCCACAAAAATCGCACAATGGCCTAGAACGTTGCGGATTGTGTGCACATCCATATGTTCTATGCATTTCAAGATAGTTCagtcttaaaaaaaattttttacaatactGACATTGGTATGCACCACGTCCTGCATGTAATTCCGCCGCATGTTTCATGATATTGTCTTTTCCTAGAACAGCAGCTCCACATACCTAATACAAAATCTTTTGTTATATGTGcaaaatataatgttatgAAAGCAATatgcaaaattatattattatgaaaagcAATATACATCTTACCTTACAATGgtattttctaatagtcaAACTATAATTGGTATCATGAAAAACGCAACAATGCAAACGATAATACATAGGATGGGCGAAATTTAAATTACATCCACCACaatctaaaaataatcaaagttaaattagttaattaaaaagtttattacattattgtactaaaattaataaaataatatttatatacttgttttatcaattttattcttcctAGTCCATGCTGAAGACAATGAATCTGCCCAATAAGTCAGTTCCATTCCAGACATAATGTTTTGTGTAGTGATAAGATGTAATTCGCCTTGTTTTGTAATTACTGTTAcacttcttccttcttttgttTCAGCTGGTCTCATGTAACGAATCCAATTACTTTTCAATGGATTAGTGGTACTGATATACGAAgctttaccattattatctatctaaaaagaaaataagtaatCTCTCAATACAAGAGCTTtgttacttatatttttttttaatacgataaaaaacTCATGCATTCAATTTACCTCCCAAATATGTCTCATAGGAAAATCATCTGGTATGTCCATTTCTTTTACTGGTTTACCAACCAATGGACCTAATTTGGCATACATGGGAACTGGGTTCTTGGCATAAATTCCAAGACCATGTTCTGctgttgtaatttttaattcaaaacATTCAGGTAAAGAATCTCTAGCGTACAAAGGTTTGTCTGAATCTATGAGTAATTGCTTTTCCTCCCTCTGTATCTTTGCTTTCAATTTACAATGATCTACAGGTATTGAATCTTCATCCGACTCAAAACCATCATCTGGTAATCTTCCATAACCTTCTGACATAGGATCATCAGATTTTAAAGCCTTAATTACTTCAAGGTTTTccttgtatttatttaaccAATCTTCATACGTTATAGAGTCTGTTATAGTATATTGAGGTGTATTGAGTGGACATGCGTCTTGCAAATGCCGACTGTTACATTCTTGGCAaagttttattgtaattgccAGCCTATGAGGCTCTGATATATTACCATCGAAGTTTACGTCAATTTGAGTTTTATCTATTACTGAAATAACAGATTCATTTTCTGGTGTATTCGAATTTGAAGTCTCTTTTTGAGTAACGATTCCATCTTGTGGTGCTTTTCGCACATCATGATGCTTCTTATTTTTGTGCTCACTAGTATGCTTGTGCTTTTTTCGTCGATGTTTGTGCATAGCATCATCCAAAAAATCATCAGGTGTATCTCTGACAATATTCTCCTCTCCATCAGTTTCATGTTttggtctttttcttttcttttttaatttacgctCTTCTAAAGCTTTTGCATTAGCCGCTTCACCTAACACATTAGAAATTGAACTACTATTTTCCTGAGATTCTGTGTTTTGTTCCTTAGGTAATCTGGTTTCTgtttcatgaatttttttattctctgcATTTTCCATATTTTGAGAgcttaatatatcttttacaaCTTTGACAACAGATTCATTCACAACATTCTTTTCAGGAGAAGAGACAACTGGAGTAGTTTGTggttgtatattttttttagacgTATCTTCTCCAATCTGTGCTACTCCATTAGGTATATCGATACCTTTGCTATTGCAATTTAACTCGTTCTTTTCACTATTTACATCCTTTATAAATCCTATACTATCTATATGCTCAGTCTTTGTCATAACagattcgatattttttggAGCGTCATGAAAACATTCTACATCTAATTTAGATTTAGTATCTGCTTCTGTATTTATCTCGGTATTACAAATAActgaatttgtatttttattgagacttttttcttcctgtaACCTATAATCCTTACTTGTTTCTACGTTCTGTGCATTTTTTAagtgtcttctttttttgcgtTTGTCTTTATGATGTTTAGCCTTATTTTTATGATGTTTAGATCTTGAACTATGACGTACATGGAGCTTAATAATCTCATCATGTACTTCTGTTTGTAAAGATTGTATCGTGTCGGTAGATGAAACATCAGGTTCTGGACATATAGAAGTACTCTGCTTTCTTAGGCTTCGACGAAGAGGTTCTTCCGTATCATCTATTGAATTTTCAGTCTTGACAATTTCTGAGTCCCTTCCTTCTTTGCCATTTGTTTTCCATTCTTCAAGACCATTGCATTTATTATCTTgtctaaaaataacaaaatcatTATGCACAAGTATCTTTATAATCTACtcgtataaatttcataaaattaataaaaatttatattatttgttgtacaattaaatataatatagtaaaaatattatttcgatatatattttcaatttcattcgtactacacgttattattaaaagtaacatTGATTCGCGTCCGTGtgattctctcttctttattttctttaatacttAAACAAAAATCTATAGCTATGATGATAgttaaaatccttgaaatatataatctttcttaTCAGTTCCTTCCAATAGAAAGTATCAAAAAGAAGGATTGACATAAATATGACTAGATAAATGCGATTGACATAATTTCGAAAAGTATTGGAAACAAGACCATTATCCCGCGCTTTTGATCAGATATCGATCATCCTCCCTTGCCCCTCCGGCGCGTTGCGGCAAGATGGCGATTCAGTATAACAGACGGTTGACAGTAGAGGGGAAACCCCGACAGAGTGACAGCTACCCCATGcgcatagagaaagagaaatctttGATGCAAGTCGAGATGTTTAATGCACACCAACAACGACGTCATAACGATTGTACAACCGTTGAACCTACCTGACGATTGATTCAGCAAGATCGAGAAGATAAACTGCGAGGTCTTCGTCCGTCGACAATCCCAGCCTTTTTTTAAGAGATAACCAACGCTTTCCATTTGTAACGCCAATGTGAACACTTCGAAAATGCTTCACTTTGATATCCTTACTCGTGCCGGAATCACAACTGTGATGGGAACTTTTCGTTATCCCAGATTCCTTCACATGCTTCGTGCTTTTCTTCGGCATAACTACATCCTCGTCTCCGCCGACATTAAAGTGGCGAAATCGAAGTTAGCGAAGAGGACGCGCGCACACCGATATTATCCTATCCTCTTTATGCTCAACCGCCTGATCGCCGCCCACCCTCGCCGACACCCCAGTCTACCCCCTTCACGGCCATATTCCTGTTTTATCGATCCAGTTCTACTCGTACAAATTCGTCTCGATTCGCCCGAGTTTCAACGAACTCAATTCTGATTTTGAATCAAGCAACGCACGGTAACGCCACCACCCGTATACCATTGGAAACTTCATTAgactctccttcttttccttttgtcaatttcctttctctccttcgcTCTGCATTTCCTTAAGCCTATTTCGCATGATAGTTTCAagatgaatattatatttgagcGATCAGATTAACTAAAGTTATACGAGTCACtattatactaatattttgtttctcttatctacttgtaatttaattttcaattgctCAATTTAAGCAGAGAAcatgtttttcgataaaaataaattatatcaattctagttaatttttattccaagtttctacatatatatatatatatatatatatatatatatatatacgtaaactGTATAAAACCAAAACAGATATTACGTGGTCTTTTTAggctgcctgcctgcctgcctgcctacTCTAGTGTGGCTCTTGGTGCCTCTGGTTCAAAGTGCCGTAGACAttaaacattgtatttcatattAAACGTAAAAAATGTCGCGAAGGGCGATTAAAGCCATAAATTGGGCAGCAATAGCAGAAAGAGTTCCAGAAGAACAGAAACAAGTTTTCGTGGCATTTAAAACAAAATCTGATCAATATTTACGTCGGTTAGTCcaaaaaataatctattattacataatataatattttgtaatattttagtgtatataaaagaagtaacaataagcaaatatgtttaatttgatttaaatgaaaaatcattatatatattttaaatatccttTATAGTATGGTGATATAACTgtcaaatgatttatttataagtcctactttttcttacatttcattttttattacagaatGATGGCAAATCCTGAATCTTCACCACAACTTAACTGGGATTACTACAAAAAGAATGTGACAATACCTGGTCTTGttgaaaaattcaagaaaGAGTACGAAGCATTAACAGTACCATATCCAGCTGACAAATATACTTCTCTTATTGATAGTGAAGAAAAACAGATGGTAAAGTATTATTCagttatatataagaaaggtagtttaaaatataatataaatatatatatgtatatatatatatcgtatgtcTTTTTGATGtatatttcaaaatgtttAGCTTATTGATGTTGAAGAATACCGCAAAAaatctgaaaaagaaattgagaatattaacaaatctATTAGTACTCTAAAAGTCATGATGCCATATGCTGAAATGACAATGGAAGAATTCGTGGAACATCATCCAGAAACTCATAGTGGTGTAGTAAACAATCCTTCGATCTGGCCACATACACCTGAAATGAAAGAAGCCGAAGAAGCATCTCTAAAGCCTCCTGGACAAGATCatgatcattaatttatttctacaaGTTTATAGCAATATCGTAGtctataaatatgtaaagaatattattgGCATACAACAAGTGATGTTTGAATTAACCTGTATccacaaaaaattaaatcctAATACATTTTAAGAAATGTTTttgatttatacattattgtaaataaatacatacagcATACAGCATGATATAATGTTCTATGtgtaacataaaatatttattaataaggtactttgtagttttttctacATATTACAAATGTTTTACAGAAATATATAACTCTCCGTGATCCTTCAATATATACTAATTGCAATGAATGAtgaatgattattttaaacaagtgattaaaatatatctcaaataattaataaaagtttaccatttatatttaaacggCAGAGAACTATATCCATTGGTTATaatggaataaataaaatttggtTTAAATGCAAttctattcatatatatatatatatatataattttattcatatgtatatataaatttaatatttaaacgctTGGAAAATCTTTTCGTAACTGAATAAAAACATGGGATATATCTGTTTTCCTTTGacaatatgatataattcaTTTGTAAGTTCTGATTGGCTATCTCCATATTggcaattaaaataatttttcgtttataaatttataattttaaattaaattagttaattgaaaaatatatttaacagaTATTTCCTCATATTATTTCACATAATCagtattttgtttattttcaataaatattgtgAATGCAACCTTAAAAGAATATCGATCATAAGAACGGACTTAAACTTTGTAACGTACAGTAATAGAGTATCCATACTGTGTACTATTTTGTTTATGCATATGTTCAGTATGCGTTTGCTACATGGTTTGCGAAAATCACGCATGTTGTGCGCTGATTAGcttatacttcttttttgattAATCGATTGCACAATATTTAGTACATTTTACGAAAagttattgtcgaaaaaaggtaatattaatgttaataataaattatttcttaatgtTATGCTTTATAGACATAGAAGGTGTCTACATTTTGATACAcataattctttataattcGATCTGTCCGTTTCCTTtatagtttaatattaaaaatatttctatacaaaagtatatatatatatgttcatatatattcatatatattcgtatacatatgtatatatatatttttatatatatatatgaaactttaatttatcttataaataattttatgtttcCGTAGATGTActtttgtctatttttttttagaaataatccattcaattatattttactttacgtATTTGGTTATGATACGTTGcttttttcgtaatatttgTCCTAATCAAGTTTATTTGTGTAaagaattgttttttattgaGAAACTATGACATATatcaaattgatataaaaatataagctATGTgactttaattttcatttagcAACAGaagtacgtttttttttttttatagtacaTAATgcatttatgataataattaaagagtgaaaataattatgcTTCTTTGAGAAAATGTTTGAACATTAAAATAGTtttgtgaaataatattatgataggAGGATGGTTGTGtaaacaaattgaaatatctGTGTATATTTGTGTTTCAGTGCGTTTGtaagattaatttatttgattggATCTATTTATGTgtgaattaatgaatataatatagtatatataatacattttttttacttatatttgaatatgcctagatattttgtattttaattaatcataagTTATATGCATGAAATATATAGGTCATGCAGACCATCCGCAGAGTAATGTAATGAATAGCTGTGGGAGCTTTAATACTAACACGAAGTTACGTGGACTGAGGAACTCAGAGACACTTGAAGAGTCTCCTTGTAATAGTCAAGGAAGTGATATTGAAAAAGGAGACGGAGGTACTCTGACCAGCTacggtattaacgattttaatgtCCCTCGTGGCACTTTGGTCATTTGCCAACGAAATTCCAACAATTATTTATCAGATCATTCATTCTCCAAGTTTAAACcaaggtatatatattttattttgataaaatatatttcttcattgtcttatcattttcatataatattatactatatttgataactttgaaaaaagtatattataatatttacatattatcatAGAATTAGTGGGATACCACGCAATGAACCTCGAATGGCTCGTGGTAGCAGTTCAGGAGATCGTGGCAGAGGAGGCTTACGTGGTCGAGGTTTTAAGAAAACATCTGAACGTGATGCGAATACAGAGTCCAGTTATCACTCTACACCTAAACCCAAGTTTCAAGAATCGCTGAAAAATCAGGAAAATTCACAGAACAAATACTATGATGACAAAAGAATAAAcggtttaaatatattattttctatagatatatatttgtcttttaaattcatgttaataataattttgttgcaTCATAGAGGACTCCAGAATTTCCAAGCTTCTGAGGCGGTTATGCCGTGAGGATGATTATGATCATTTCATGATGCTTTGCAAACAAGTACAAGAAGGTATACTAGCACCTGAAAATCAAA from Vespa crabro chromosome 11, iyVesCrab1.2, whole genome shotgun sequence encodes:
- the LOC124427948 gene encoding uncharacterized protein LOC124427948 isoform X1, whose protein sequence is MPKKSTKHVKESGITKSSHHSCDSGTSKDIKVKHFRSVHIGVTNGKRWLSLKKRLGLSTDEDLAVYLLDLAESIVRQDNKCNGLEEWKTNGKEGRDSEIVKTENSIDDTEEPLRRSLRKQSTSICPEPDVSSTDTIQSLQTEVHDEIIKLHVRHSSRSKHHKNKAKHHKDKRKKRRHLKNAQNVETSKDYRLQEEKSLNKNTNSVICNTEINTEADTKSKLDVECFHDAPKNIESVMTKTEHIDSIGFIKDVNSEKNELNCNSKGIDIPNGVAQIGEDTSKKNIQPQTTPVVSSPEKNVVNESVVKVVKDILSSQNMENAENKKIHETETRLPKEQNTESQENSSSISNVLGEAANAKALEERKLKKKRKRPKHETDGEENIVRDTPDDFLDDAMHKHRRKKHKHTSEHKNKKHHDVRKAPQDGIVTQKETSNSNTPENESVISVIDKTQIDVNFDGNISEPHRLAITIKLCQECNSRHLQDACPLNTPQYTITDSITYEDWLNKYKENLEVIKALKSDDPMSEGYGRLPDDGFESDEDSIPVDHCKLKAKIQREEKQLLIDSDKPLYARDSLPECFELKITTAEHGLGIYAKNPVPMYAKLGPLVGKPVKEMDIPDDFPMRHIWEIDNNGKASYISTTNPLKSNWIRYMRPAETKEGRSVTVITKQGELHLITTQNIMSGMELTYWADSLSSAWTRKNKIDKTNCGGCNLNFAHPMYYRLHCCVFHDTNYSLTIRKYHCKVCGAAVLGKDNIMKHAAELHAGRGAYQCQYCKKFFLRLNYLEMHRTYGCAHNPQRSRPLCDFCGRKFCQPQKLKVHIKRMHSDMSEVLREFQCKLCLKLLGSRAALQRHMKEVHHKDVVGAATCDRCGKMFQNKSNLKIHMLTHSGVKPFKCKENCCKAAFTTKQCLQFHYKKVHGLTEEMMPKIERSVAYTFDAYSGGLVEDAGRGKTPRLSRRNSQQDNSNSLPSLDDCSSESSLKVETNTNSTHPAIMEFPSGTNTTPKYTVEHDTKVSSASARVTMPVPSGIDTNVENVRTDVDLYAASRIQSKGSKKWLGEYNPTTTSDIPTSHLPPVPPDVYEFEDSRKEEEEKTVSTSATTQSLIDSSKLGLSVYRRTESANASLLVEAALDAAERDIGAVSSPMLEDNDRDANLYSISTQLQSPLPQRSPNHLDSYIQQQDELMSPAPTPDNRHTPPSHLHVDYHLHRPVDYMNASRTHNIEQYLHHEDLPRVSSPNSYIHIPQEDLVSPSATPNSRYQDIHHHHQMPTDNLSSDEGDSVAQNLSLSVKEKALQLDLSTSYKYDPLESDFGRERSNFEPLVLNSGELQGLDMSARGFHHSFGAQVQNTRYHHHHHLYEITERQSVDLSRTGGYSMSPPPPPPPPPPYSHSDVLRVVSLDLTPGGRHSVDLSLSRSHHLHSSGTRVITSQQQASSSTPHIVPDTIEGRILSPPPPPLPGYNPSYPVSPAPYHPPRPAYHHYSGYY
- the LOC124427948 gene encoding uncharacterized protein LOC124427948 isoform X2; protein product: MPKKSTKHVKESGITKSSHHSCDSGTSKDIKVKHFRSVHIGVTNGKRWLSLKKRLGLSTDEDLAVYLLDLAESIVRQDNKCNGLEEWKTNGKEGRDSEIVKTENSIDDTEEPLRRSLRKQSTSICPEPDVSSTDTIQSLQTEVHDEIIKLHVRHSSRSKHHKNKAKHHKDKRKKRRHLKNAQNVETSKDYRLQEEKSLNKNTNSVICNTEINTEADTKSKLDVECFHDAPKNIESVMTKTEHIDSIGFIKDVNSEKNELNCNSKGIDIPNGVAQIGEDTSKKNIQPQTTPVVSSPEKNVVNESVVKVVKDILSSQNMENAENKKIHETETRLPKEQNTESQENSSSISNVLGEAANAKALEERKLKKKRKRPKHETDGEENIVRDTPDDFLDDAMHKHRRKKHKHTSEHKNKKHHDVRKAPQDGIVTQKETSNSNTPENESVISVIDKTQIDVNFDGNISEPHRLAITIKLCQECNSRHLQDACPLNTPQYTITDSITYEDWLNKYKENLEVIKALKSDDPMSEGYGRLPDDGFESDEDSIPVDHCKLKAKIQREEKQLLIDSDKPLYARDSLPECFELKITTAEHGLGIYAKNPVPMYAKLGPLVGKPVKEMDIPDDFPMRHIWEIDNNGKASYISTTNPLKSNWIRYMRPAETKEGRSVTVITKQGELHLITTQNIMSGMELTYWADSLSSAWTRKNKIDKTNCGGCNLNFAHPMYYRLHCCVFHDTNYSLTIRKYHCKVCGAAVLGKDNIMKHAAELHAGRGAYQCQYCKKFFLRLNYLEMHRTYGCAHNPQRSRPLCDFCGRKFCQPQKLKVHIKRMHSDMSEVLREFQCKLCLKLLGSRAALQRHMKEVHHKDVVGAATCDRCGKMFQNKSNLKIHMLTHSGVKPFKCKENCCKAAFTTKQCLQFHYKKVHGLTEEMMPKIERSVAYTFDAYSGGLVEDAGRGKTPRLSRRNSQDNSNSLPSLDDCSSESSLKVETNTNSTHPAIMEFPSGTNTTPKYTVEHDTKVSSASARVTMPVPSGIDTNVENVRTDVDLYAASRIQSKGSKKWLGEYNPTTTSDIPTSHLPPVPPDVYEFEDSRKEEEEKTVSTSATTQSLIDSSKLGLSVYRRTESANASLLVEAALDAAERDIGAVSSPMLEDNDRDANLYSISTQLQSPLPQRSPNHLDSYIQQQDELMSPAPTPDNRHTPPSHLHVDYHLHRPVDYMNASRTHNIEQYLHHEDLPRVSSPNSYIHIPQEDLVSPSATPNSRYQDIHHHHQMPTDNLSSDEGDSVAQNLSLSVKEKALQLDLSTSYKYDPLESDFGRERSNFEPLVLNSGELQGLDMSARGFHHSFGAQVQNTRYHHHHHLYEITERQSVDLSRTGGYSMSPPPPPPPPPPYSHSDVLRVVSLDLTPGGRHSVDLSLSRSHHLHSSGTRVITSQQQASSSTPHIVPDTIEGRILSPPPPPLPGYNPSYPVSPAPYHPPRPAYHHYSGYY